Within the Marixanthomonas sp. SCSIO 43207 genome, the region AATTTTCTGTTGTTACATCAAGGTTTGCAAAGGTTCTATTTAATTTTTCTTTATTTTCACCTAATAGGTTATCTACGTTTGCGGTAATACCTTTAAATGAAGCCGAAGCATCACGAAGAGAAGCAATGGCTCCTTGAAGGTTGTTGCGAGTATCTTCATCAACTATTGCATTAAAACTAATAAGTAACGTATCAAGGTTTGCTAGCGTTCCGTTTACTTTTTCTTCAAGCGGCCCTAGTCGTTCTGTAACAGCATCTAGCATTCCTTTTTCAATTTCACCTTTTAGAGTGTCTTGTGATTTGGCAAGGTTGTTTGGATCATATTCAGGAAAAATACCTAAAGACTTCCCTCCTATTAATCCACTGCTATAAATACGTACTAAACTATTTTTTGAAAAATCAAAGTCATTTTCTACTGTAAACTCTACTACCAATCCGCCGGATTGATTGGCAAAATCTATGTTTTGAACCTTACCTACTTTTAACCCGTTAATGGTTACAGGAGCAGATTTTGAAAGGCCTTCAACATTGTCATACTTTACATAAAAGACGCGATGTTTTTCAAGTAAGTTGCTTCCTTTTAGGTAGCTGTAGCCAAATATAAATAGTAAAATGGCTCCTATAGCAAGGATTCCGGTTTTA harbors:
- a CDS encoding MlaD family protein, which codes for MRLSREVKTGILAIGAILLFIFGYSYLKGSNLLEKHRVFYVKYDNVEGLSKSAPVTINGLKVGKVQNIDFANQSGGLVVEFTVENDFDFSKNSLVRIYSSGLIGGKSLGIFPEYDPNNLAKSQDTLKGEIEKGMLDAVTERLGPLEEKVNGTLANLDTLLISFNAIVDEDTRNNLQGAIASLRDASASFKGITANVDNLLGENKEKLNRTFANLDVTTENFAKLSDSLAQIETGQMVRDLEEVTSKLNNVVTRVEDGNGSIGKLLKDESLYNNLEGASRQLEELLQDLKLNPKRYVHFSLFGKKPKDYEKPEDPNK